A window of the Thiomicrospira microaerophila genome harbors these coding sequences:
- a CDS encoding sensor domain-containing diguanylate cyclase — protein sequence MSIKCDKSEPIWPLIIIGAGPIGIEAAIYAKKLGVEPLVLESSSTLASTLSALGDLTLYPEAQLIMTPLGLEWVEEASSISYLTAKTYRDFYLKPLVERSGLNLELNCRVEAISKPGVPRDELDIALRKAAAFKLLVSTEQGSQTLFAEHVIDASGVYQAPLPLGDSRVVVEGEAEFCLSIQYQLADFAAYFDQYDGQTILLFGDGYLAQSSLARFISLKEHWSASTRLICIKERADSPFFKTSLTSFGSPSFADIERTLSQDPSLSDKVSFMDHTRVMAIQYNPAQPSLPWSLSLCRGDQALTLKADQVISNYGFQVDPSLWQDLHIEQSYTNGGPLAYTQSLLSRLDLDTEVTTAMPAFALRTPEPNFYVLGAKTYGSKRGFISRIGLGQIVALFQLIAQDKHLNLYGGFADNLVASEPTLPKGVAFKLSDSEQIYKTLNTFSQDVVFQTDLQQRITYLSDSWLDLTGIDPHYYLGLNWQEMFETHHLKTTLSKDLLLVNQGQGRNLFSIKCANGSRKWVMIYPRPLIDKEDQAYGVISSLKDVSEQIELSQKLDELKALQKNATYHDEATGTATRLKLTEMLRLNYSLFKRYGTPFSVLMLSIDQFKEYSQSEGEKAGLELRNNFSRMVKNALRISDEFGCWQAEKYIIVAASNELVDAYQLAEKLRLMIASSLLVPDTEMTISVGVVSIEVDETIEGLLERVEKLYRQARLEGKNTVKY from the coding sequence ATGAGCATAAAGTGTGATAAAAGTGAGCCAATTTGGCCGCTTATTATTATCGGTGCTGGGCCGATTGGCATTGAAGCAGCGATTTATGCCAAAAAGCTGGGTGTTGAGCCTTTGGTTTTAGAGTCGAGTTCAACACTGGCATCGACCTTATCTGCGCTGGGTGATCTAACTTTATACCCTGAAGCACAGTTGATCATGACTCCGCTCGGCCTCGAATGGGTTGAGGAAGCCTCATCGATCAGCTATCTGACAGCTAAAACTTATCGTGATTTCTATCTAAAACCCTTGGTTGAAAGGAGTGGTTTAAATTTAGAACTCAATTGCCGAGTTGAAGCGATTTCAAAACCAGGTGTGCCACGTGATGAGCTAGATATCGCGTTACGTAAGGCAGCGGCTTTTAAGCTGCTGGTTTCCACTGAGCAGGGCAGTCAAACCTTGTTTGCCGAACATGTCATTGATGCCAGCGGTGTCTATCAGGCTCCGTTGCCCTTAGGCGATAGCCGTGTTGTCGTTGAAGGTGAAGCTGAATTTTGTCTTAGCATTCAATATCAACTGGCTGATTTTGCAGCCTACTTTGATCAGTATGATGGCCAAACGATTCTTTTGTTTGGCGATGGCTATTTGGCCCAATCAAGCTTGGCGCGTTTTATTTCACTCAAAGAACATTGGTCTGCCTCTACCCGTTTAATTTGTATTAAAGAGCGAGCCGATTCACCTTTTTTTAAAACGAGTTTGACGAGTTTTGGTTCGCCGTCTTTTGCTGATATCGAGCGCACTCTTTCACAGGATCCGAGCTTGTCAGACAAGGTCAGTTTTATGGATCATACCCGAGTAATGGCGATTCAGTATAACCCAGCACAGCCATCTTTGCCTTGGAGCTTAAGCCTGTGTCGTGGTGATCAAGCGTTAACCCTCAAAGCGGATCAGGTCATCAGTAATTATGGCTTTCAAGTAGATCCGAGCCTATGGCAAGATTTACATATCGAACAGTCTTATACCAACGGTGGGCCACTAGCCTATACTCAGAGTTTGCTCAGTAGGCTTGACCTGGATACCGAAGTCACTACCGCTATGCCGGCATTTGCGCTAAGAACACCTGAGCCTAATTTTTATGTTTTGGGTGCCAAAACCTATGGAAGTAAGCGTGGTTTTATCAGCCGAATTGGGCTGGGTCAGATTGTAGCGTTATTTCAGTTAATTGCTCAAGACAAGCATTTAAACCTCTATGGCGGGTTTGCCGACAATCTAGTCGCCAGTGAACCAACACTGCCAAAAGGGGTTGCATTTAAGTTAAGCGATTCAGAGCAAATATATAAAACCCTAAACACCTTTTCACAAGATGTGGTATTTCAAACAGATCTTCAGCAACGCATTACTTACCTGAGTGATTCCTGGCTGGATTTAACCGGGATTGACCCTCACTATTACCTGGGTTTGAATTGGCAAGAAATGTTTGAAACACATCATCTAAAAACAACCCTAAGCAAAGATTTGTTATTGGTTAATCAAGGACAAGGCAGAAATCTGTTTTCAATTAAATGTGCTAATGGTTCTCGAAAGTGGGTGATGATTTATCCTCGTCCACTGATTGACAAGGAAGATCAAGCTTATGGTGTGATTAGTTCTTTAAAAGATGTGAGCGAACAAATCGAACTCAGTCAAAAACTTGACGAGTTAAAAGCCCTTCAAAAAAATGCAACCTATCACGATGAAGCAACCGGAACAGCGACGCGTCTTAAATTAACAGAAATGTTACGTTTGAATTATTCTTTGTTCAAGCGCTATGGCACGCCCTTTTCAGTATTGATGTTGTCGATTGACCAATTTAAAGAGTATAGCCAAAGCGAGGGTGAAAAGGCTGGGCTGGAACTACGCAATAATTTTAGCCGGATGGTTAAGAACGCACTACGTATATCAGATGAGTTTGGTTGTTGGCAAGCTGAAAAATATATTATCGTTGCCGCCAGTAATGAACTGGTCGATGCTTATCAACTAGCAGAAAAGTTACGTCTAATGATCGCTTCAAGTCTATTAGTTCCTGATACTGAAATGACCATTAGCGTTGGTGTGGTCTCGATTGAGGTGGATGAAACGATTGAAGGTTTGTTGGAGCGGGTTGAAAAACTTTACCGACAAGCACGGCTTGAAGGTAAAAATACCGTTAAGTATTAG
- a CDS encoding NADPH-dependent FMN reductase has protein sequence MNFLGLSGSLRKASLNTALLRETTGLLPEGVAMTVRTLEDLPLLNPDQLESGFPDAVNVLAAAVKQADALVLASPEFNYSVTAVMKNAMDWLSIHPDAPLKAKPVALMSASPSAFGGGRAQYHLREILIYPGARLLGVPEIMVTNAFNAFNEQGALTNQTTRDLIIQQMQALKVMIQA, from the coding sequence ATGAATTTTTTAGGATTAAGTGGGAGTTTGCGTAAGGCTTCTCTAAACACCGCGTTATTGCGCGAAACCACTGGGTTGTTACCGGAGGGGGTGGCGATGACGGTGCGCACGCTTGAGGATTTACCGCTGTTGAACCCCGATCAGTTGGAATCAGGTTTTCCTGACGCGGTCAATGTCTTAGCGGCAGCGGTCAAGCAGGCTGATGCCTTGGTGTTGGCATCACCGGAATTTAACTATTCGGTGACGGCGGTAATGAAGAATGCAATGGACTGGTTATCGATTCATCCTGATGCTCCGCTTAAAGCCAAACCGGTTGCATTAATGAGTGCCAGTCCCAGTGCATTTGGTGGTGGGCGCGCGCAGTATCATTTGCGTGAAATATTGATTTACCCAGGCGCACGCTTGCTAGGCGTACCAGAAATTATGGTGACCAACGCGTTTAATGCTTTTAATGAGCAGGGAGCGCTGACCAATCAAACAACCCGTGACCTGATCATTCAACAAATGCAGGCACTAAAAGTGATGATTCAAGCCTAG
- a CDS encoding pirin family protein, producing the protein MIRLRPSAERGYNKIDWLESYHSFSFSSYFDRNHMNFRSLRVINEDWIQPNSGFPTHPHDNMEIITYLIEGRLAHKDSMGNVEEIQPGEIQCMSAGTGITHSEYNPSSTEVTHLYQIWLMPAEKNIQPGYQQIRYDLAEPGNLVLLASQNPTGGAVFINQDVDLYRAELNQGQEVKFDLRPGRGIWLQCVKGTLDVNGESMQTGDALAVEDEPGLVITTDSQAEFLLFDLV; encoded by the coding sequence ATGATACGTTTAAGACCATCAGCGGAGCGAGGCTACAATAAAATTGACTGGTTGGAGTCTTATCACAGCTTTTCTTTTTCAAGTTATTTTGATCGTAATCATATGAATTTTCGCAGTTTACGGGTAATTAACGAAGATTGGATTCAGCCTAATAGTGGTTTCCCAACCCATCCGCATGACAATATGGAAATTATTACCTATTTGATTGAAGGGCGTTTGGCGCACAAGGATAGCATGGGCAATGTTGAAGAAATACAGCCCGGCGAAATTCAATGCATGAGCGCAGGCACGGGCATTACTCATAGTGAATACAATCCGTCAAGTACTGAGGTCACCCATCTTTATCAGATTTGGTTAATGCCTGCAGAAAAAAACATTCAACCGGGTTATCAGCAAATACGTTATGACCTAGCCGAGCCGGGAAATTTGGTTTTGTTAGCAAGCCAAAATCCGACGGGCGGCGCGGTGTTTATCAACCAAGATGTCGATTTGTATCGTGCGGAATTAAACCAAGGCCAAGAGGTAAAGTTTGACTTAAGGCCTGGCAGAGGCATTTGGTTACAGTGTGTTAAGGGGACTTTAGATGTCAATGGAGAATCGATGCAAACTGGCGATGCGTTGGCGGTGGAGGATGAACCAGGCCTGGTGATTACCACCGATTCTCAAGCAGAGTTTTTATTGTTTGATTTGGTTTAA